One genomic region from Leptolyngbyaceae cyanobacterium JSC-12 encodes:
- a CDS encoding preprotein translocase subunit Sec63 (IMG reference gene:2510095922~PFAM: DnaJ domain) yields the protein MSQSSLVSDWVNKFTDPFAVLGVSVTADDRRVQKRYRSVAMRLHPDRFVDADEVTKDITGKLLARLVNPAYEKIQQEKGRKEHLALLRLKVRRLTREGPLSPKSQIARELMQCPVSDVDVFYEQAIAKLADSQFEPYDQFNDTTEQLLELNLVYLQLKMGDLGVQEKRTGLVAGSEAKPIQFAPAPANPEVMTESYDQRHYRRAQEYAKKRAWSQVVQELRDAIKIKADKSEYHSLLGIAYLNLEKPLPGMAKVHLKRALELNPSDAYAQKIGPKLGLVVPASTHQNNGKQPSHGTKATSQSIKRGGLFGLFGKK from the coding sequence ATGTCGCAAAGTTCGCTCGTATCAGACTGGGTCAATAAATTTACAGATCCGTTTGCAGTACTGGGTGTTTCTGTTACAGCAGATGATCGCCGGGTGCAAAAGCGCTATCGGAGTGTGGCAATGCGGCTTCACCCAGATCGGTTTGTGGACGCGGACGAGGTCACAAAGGACATTACCGGAAAATTGCTGGCACGGTTAGTCAACCCAGCCTACGAAAAAATCCAGCAGGAAAAAGGGCGTAAAGAGCATTTAGCATTGTTGCGTCTAAAGGTCCGTCGCCTTACGCGGGAGGGTCCGTTGTCGCCCAAAAGCCAGATTGCCCGTGAGTTAATGCAATGTCCAGTAAGCGATGTCGATGTGTTTTATGAGCAGGCGATCGCCAAACTAGCAGATAGCCAATTTGAACCCTATGACCAATTCAACGACACAACAGAGCAACTGCTTGAACTGAATCTGGTCTATCTCCAGCTTAAGATGGGAGATCTGGGAGTCCAAGAAAAACGCACGGGGCTTGTCGCTGGCAGCGAGGCTAAACCCATTCAGTTTGCCCCTGCCCCTGCCAACCCAGAAGTTATGACTGAAAGTTACGACCAGCGACACTATCGGCGTGCCCAAGAGTATGCAAAAAAACGCGCCTGGTCTCAGGTCGTACAAGAACTCCGGGATGCCATCAAAATCAAAGCAGATAAGAGCGAATATCACTCATTACTGGGTATTGCCTATCTCAACCTGGAAAAACCCCTGCCAGGAATGGCGAAAGTCCACTTAAAACGAGCATTGGAGCTGAATCCGAGCGATGCCTATGCGCAAAAAATCGGTCCCAAACTTGGGTTGGTTGTTCCAGCCTCAACTCACCAAAACAACGGTAAACAACCCAGTCATGGCACTAAAGCCACTAGCCAATCAATAAAACGTGGTGGATTGTTTGGGTTGTTTGGCAAGAAGTAA
- a CDS encoding acetyltransferase, ribosomal protein N-acetylase (IMG reference gene:2510095919~PFAM: Acetyltransferase (GNAT) family), whose protein sequence is MYLNPPVLESDRLILRMATRSEAAAIVDYYLENKDFLTAVEPARSPGFYTVEFWQEQIDKTLFEYSYDQSLKLCLFKQDDPKRIIGKVNFHQIQRGVSHSCILGYSLAEAEQGKGYMTEALKIAIAYLFNEQQFHRISANYMPRNQRSSNVLRRLGFVIEGYARDYLLINGKWEDHILASLTNPHWQNPELPQ, encoded by the coding sequence GTGTATCTGAATCCACCTGTGCTTGAAAGTGATCGCCTGATTTTGAGAATGGCAACCCGCAGCGAAGCAGCTGCGATCGTAGACTATTATTTAGAAAATAAAGATTTCCTCACAGCCGTTGAACCTGCTCGCAGCCCAGGGTTTTACACAGTAGAATTTTGGCAAGAACAAATTGATAAAACCTTGTTTGAATACAGTTATGACCAAAGTTTGAAACTATGCTTGTTCAAGCAAGACGACCCTAAAAGAATTATTGGTAAAGTCAACTTTCACCAGATCCAACGGGGTGTTTCTCACTCTTGCATCCTGGGTTATAGCCTTGCTGAAGCAGAACAGGGTAAGGGATACATGACTGAAGCACTCAAAATTGCTATCGCTTATCTATTTAATGAACAACAATTTCATCGCATCAGCGCCAACTATATGCCCCGCAACCAGCGCAGTAGCAATGTGCTACGCCGTTTAGGTTTTGTGATAGAAGGCTATGCTCGTGATTATTTATTGATTAACGGCAAATGGGAAGATCACATTCTCGCTAGCCTCACTAATCCCCACTGGCAAAACCCAGAATTGCCTCAATAA
- a CDS encoding protein of unknown function DUF1825 (IMG reference gene:2510095921~PFAM: Domain of unknown function (DUF1825)): protein MGFFDSEIVQQEAKQLFEDYQSLIQLGSNYGKFDREGKKIFIEQMEAIMERYRIFMKRFELSEDFMAQMTVEQLKTQLGQFGMTPQQMFDQMNLTLNRMKAEIEKPL, encoded by the coding sequence ATGGGATTTTTCGATTCTGAAATTGTTCAGCAAGAAGCTAAGCAACTCTTTGAAGATTATCAATCTCTCATCCAGTTGGGTAGCAACTATGGCAAGTTTGATCGGGAAGGCAAAAAGATTTTTATTGAACAGATGGAAGCCATCATGGAGCGCTACCGCATTTTCATGAAGCGGTTTGAACTGTCTGAAGATTTTATGGCACAGATGACGGTGGAGCAGCTCAAAACTCAGTTGGGGCAGTTTGGAATGACACCACAGCAGATGTTTGACCAGATGAACCTGACCCTCAACCGTATGAAAGCAGAGATTGAAAAGCCGCTGTAG
- a CDS encoding tRNA/rRNA cytosine-C5-methylase (IMG reference gene:2510095920~PFAM: NOL1/NOP2/sun family), producing the protein MGEASRLLVKLSQRLFRDETEQAAFCDRLTHPQPLHPCILWCQPPSEPSPFEIEPPLPWQPNWCDRLVFGQQPSKHSLHDQGAFYCLDFSSIFAVSILLTIPTPVNLVVDVCAAPGGKSIFAWRALQPDLLISNEVIGKRIGALLSNLKRCQIQPACITNLDSQVLAENIPQTAQVVLVDAPCTGQSLLAKGGKAPGCFHPVTINNNANRQKRILANSAQLVAGQGYLAYMTCTYSPEENEQVAEWFLTRFPQFQPVAVPHLQIYQSHLTDLPCYRLFPQSGLGAGAFTILLQNTSRDEAQTLPPQFLPQTRAIALNSPTPSI; encoded by the coding sequence ATGGGCGAGGCATCCAGGCTACTGGTCAAACTGAGTCAGCGATTGTTTCGGGATGAGACGGAACAGGCAGCCTTTTGCGATCGCCTGACTCATCCTCAACCCCTGCATCCCTGCATTCTCTGGTGTCAGCCGCCATCCGAACCATCCCCTTTTGAGATCGAACCGCCCTTACCGTGGCAACCAAACTGGTGCGATCGCCTTGTCTTTGGGCAGCAGCCTAGTAAACATTCCTTGCATGATCAAGGGGCATTTTATTGCCTGGATTTTTCCTCCATCTTTGCCGTTTCCATTTTGTTGACCATTCCCACTCCTGTCAATCTTGTAGTGGATGTATGCGCTGCTCCTGGAGGCAAAAGTATTTTCGCCTGGAGAGCTTTACAACCGGACTTGCTGATTAGTAACGAGGTGATCGGCAAGCGGATTGGGGCCTTGCTCTCTAACCTCAAGCGTTGCCAGATCCAGCCTGCATGCATCACCAATTTGGATTCTCAAGTGTTAGCAGAAAATATCCCGCAAACCGCACAAGTTGTGCTGGTGGATGCACCCTGTACCGGACAATCCCTCCTTGCCAAAGGCGGCAAAGCTCCTGGCTGCTTTCACCCCGTCACCATCAACAACAACGCTAATCGGCAGAAGCGCATCCTAGCAAATTCAGCACAACTCGTCGCGGGACAGGGCTACCTTGCTTATATGACGTGTACCTACTCGCCGGAAGAAAATGAACAGGTTGCAGAATGGTTTTTAACTCGTTTTCCTCAGTTTCAGCCCGTGGCAGTCCCACATTTGCAGATTTATCAATCTCATCTAACGGATCTCCCCTGTTATCGCCTGTTTCCCCAATCAGGTTTGGGGGCAGGAGCATTCACAATCTTATTGCAAAATACATCACGAGACGAAGCACAGACTTTACCTCCTCAATTTTTGCCCCAAACACGCGCGATCGCACTAAACTCGCCAACTCCTTCAATATAG
- a CDS encoding hypothetical protein (IMG reference gene:2510095918~PFAM: Uncharacterized ACR, YdiU/UPF0061 family) has protein sequence MRDAEQSSLSASNPLLTCQYEPVLELLGDDYYDVVPAAEFPVHILRFRNDEVLPILGLDPQQISDDHFIEAFGKFQNAPRPFLALRYHGYQFGEYNRFLGDGRGFLYGQVRGTDGNLYDFGTKGSGTTPYSRGGDGRLTLKGGVREVIAAEALHRMGVRTSRCLSLVETGEQLWRGDEPSPTRSSVMVRMQRSHIRFGTFERLHALERKDLIAILLDHVIEQYYPHLQPERDRYARFYAELVQRVAELAAQWMAAGFCHAVLNTDNMAITGESFDYGPFAFIPVYDPTFTAAYFDYFGRYSYANQPGICRWNLEMLQAPLSRVISPIEMERGLMTFSEVYDRVYRQLMLNKLGFGEATVPEADELLLLTFRFLKESQIGYHSFFAELRQQFHPTWRDDVAVIFPKIQILDDDLQTIWQQWKIAYFKLLLSLPEDELDAVARRLETYNPLTVPIRPEIEAVWEKIVEEDDWTDFYKLLNTIKL, from the coding sequence ATGCGTGACGCTGAACAATCTAGCCTTTCAGCCTCCAATCCACTTTTAACCTGTCAATATGAACCTGTTCTAGAGTTGCTGGGCGACGATTATTACGATGTTGTTCCTGCCGCAGAGTTTCCAGTGCACATTCTGCGGTTTCGCAACGATGAGGTATTGCCAATTTTAGGACTTGATCCACAACAGATTAGCGATGACCATTTCATTGAGGCGTTTGGCAAATTTCAAAATGCTCCCCGTCCATTTCTGGCGCTGCGTTACCATGGCTATCAATTTGGGGAATACAATCGTTTTTTGGGAGATGGCAGGGGCTTTTTGTACGGGCAGGTGCGCGGTACGGATGGCAATTTGTATGACTTTGGCACCAAAGGGTCTGGAACTACCCCCTATTCCCGTGGTGGAGATGGTCGTTTAACGCTGAAGGGTGGTGTGCGGGAAGTAATTGCGGCGGAGGCACTGCATCGCATGGGTGTTCGCACCTCTCGCTGTTTGAGTTTGGTCGAAACAGGAGAACAACTTTGGCGGGGAGATGAACCCTCGCCTACACGGTCTTCGGTGATGGTACGGATGCAGCGATCGCACATTCGGTTTGGCACCTTTGAACGGTTACATGCTCTGGAACGCAAAGATTTGATTGCCATCCTGCTAGATCATGTGATTGAGCAGTATTACCCCCATTTGCAGCCAGAGCGCGATCGCTACGCCCGATTTTATGCTGAACTGGTGCAACGAGTGGCAGAACTGGCAGCTCAATGGATGGCAGCAGGCTTTTGTCATGCTGTTTTAAATACTGACAATATGGCAATCACAGGCGAAAGCTTTGATTACGGACCGTTTGCGTTCATTCCCGTGTACGACCCCACTTTTACGGCTGCCTATTTTGATTACTTTGGTCGCTATAGCTATGCCAATCAGCCAGGCATCTGTCGCTGGAATCTAGAAATGTTGCAAGCACCCCTGAGCCGAGTGATTTCTCCCATTGAGATGGAACGAGGGTTGATGACCTTTAGTGAAGTATACGATCGCGTCTATCGCCAACTGATGCTCAACAAACTGGGATTTGGTGAGGCGACCGTACCTGAAGCTGATGAATTATTGTTACTCACATTCCGATTTTTGAAAGAATCCCAGATTGGCTATCACAGTTTCTTTGCCGAACTAAGACAACAATTTCATCCAACTTGGCGAGATGATGTCGCTGTCATCTTCCCAAAGATACAAATTCTAGATGACGACTTGCAAACAATTTGGCAGCAATGGAAAATTGCTTATTTCAAGCTCCTGCTGAGTTTACCAGAAGATGAACTGGATGCGGTTGCACGTCGTCTCGAAACCTACAATCCATTAACAGTGCCTATCCGTCCTGAAATTGAAGCGGTTTGGGAAAAAATTGTAGAAGAAGATGATTGGACTGATTTTTACAAACTGCTTAACACAATCAAACTCTAA
- a CDS encoding leucyl-tRNA synthetase (IMG reference gene:2510095917~PFAM: tRNA synthetases class I (I, L, M and V); Anticodon-binding domain~TIGRFAM: leucyl-tRNA synthetase, eubacterial and mitochondrial family), which translates to MESRYNPAAIEAKWQKTWAEQGLSQTSEESSKPKFYALSMFPYPSGNLHMGHVRVYTIVDVIARVRRMQGFRVLNPMGWDAFGLPAENAAIERGIHPAKWTYQNIAQMRQQLDQLGISFDWGREVTTCAPDYYKWTQWIFLQFFQAGLAYQKEATVNWDPIDQTVLANEQVDSEGRSWRSGAKVERKQLRQWFLKITDYAEQLLNDLDKLSGWPEKVRLMQANWIGKSTGAQVTFKTEAGDDIVVFTTRPDTLWGATFMVLSPEHPLVEKLTTREQATAIKAYQEEAAAKSEIDRTAEGREKTGVWTGSYAINPVNDEKIPIWIADYVLMDYGTGAIMAVPAHDQRDFEFARQFNLPVKVVVQPEGDRLDGDTMTAAHAGDGVMVNSGALNGIPAGKEKGQSVEAAVQWLEQHGKGKGTANYRLRDWLISRQRYWGAPIPIIHCPECGAVPVPDADLPVQLPEDVEFTGRGASPLAKLESWMNVPCPTCGTPAKRETDTMDTFIDSSWYFLRYPDARNEQQAFDPSKANAWMPVDQYVGGIEHAILHLLYSRFFTKVLRDRGLLNCDEPFQRLLTQGMVQGKTYKNPRTGKYVFPMNIADLSNPVDPETGDALEVVYEKMSKSKYNGVAPGDVVNKYGADTARMFILFKAPPEKDLEWEDADVEGQFRFLNRVWRLVTEYGEQQPDARRQTVNQAALSKPEKDLRRAIHTAIKEVTEDLEGEYQFNTAVSELMKLSNALTDATCKDSPVYAEGIQTLLILLAPFAPHIADELWQSLGNTHSIHTQPWLQADPEALVADEINLVIQILGKTRGAIPVPAQSTKEELERYARESEIGKRYLEGKEVKKVIVVPGKLVNFVVA; encoded by the coding sequence GTGGAATCTCGATACAATCCGGCAGCAATCGAAGCAAAGTGGCAGAAAACGTGGGCAGAGCAGGGGCTATCCCAAACCTCAGAAGAGAGCAGCAAGCCCAAGTTCTATGCGCTGTCGATGTTTCCCTATCCATCGGGCAACCTGCACATGGGACATGTCCGTGTCTACACTATTGTGGATGTGATTGCCCGTGTCCGCCGGATGCAGGGGTTTCGTGTGTTAAACCCAATGGGCTGGGATGCCTTTGGGTTGCCCGCAGAAAATGCTGCGATCGAACGGGGTATCCATCCTGCCAAATGGACGTATCAAAACATTGCCCAGATGCGGCAACAACTCGACCAGTTGGGGATTTCCTTTGACTGGGGGCGGGAAGTTACCACCTGCGCACCCGACTATTACAAATGGACGCAGTGGATTTTCTTGCAATTCTTTCAAGCAGGCTTGGCTTATCAAAAAGAAGCCACCGTCAACTGGGACCCAATTGACCAAACGGTGCTGGCAAATGAGCAGGTGGATAGCGAAGGGCGATCCTGGCGATCAGGAGCAAAAGTGGAACGCAAGCAATTGCGCCAGTGGTTTCTCAAAATCACTGACTACGCCGAACAGTTACTCAACGATTTAGACAAACTCAGCGGCTGGCCCGAAAAGGTGCGGTTGATGCAGGCAAACTGGATTGGCAAATCCACAGGTGCGCAGGTCACTTTCAAAACGGAGGCAGGTGATGACATTGTTGTTTTCACCACGCGTCCTGATACTTTGTGGGGTGCCACCTTCATGGTGTTGTCGCCAGAACATCCGTTAGTAGAGAAGTTAACTACAAGGGAACAGGCAACTGCCATCAAAGCTTACCAGGAGGAAGCCGCCGCCAAGAGCGAAATCGATCGCACCGCTGAAGGGCGCGAAAAAACGGGCGTGTGGACGGGCAGTTATGCGATTAATCCGGTTAATGACGAAAAAATCCCCATCTGGATTGCCGACTATGTGCTAATGGACTACGGCACTGGGGCGATTATGGCGGTTCCGGCTCATGACCAGCGTGACTTTGAATTTGCTCGTCAGTTCAACTTGCCTGTGAAAGTAGTGGTGCAACCAGAGGGCGATCGCCTAGACGGCGACACCATGACCGCTGCCCATGCGGGTGATGGTGTAATGGTCAACTCTGGCGCATTAAACGGCATTCCGGCTGGCAAAGAGAAAGGTCAGAGTGTGGAAGCGGCTGTGCAATGGCTGGAACAACATGGCAAAGGCAAGGGCACAGCCAACTATCGGTTGCGCGACTGGTTGATTTCTCGCCAGCGCTACTGGGGGGCGCCCATCCCCATCATTCATTGCCCCGAGTGCGGTGCAGTTCCCGTTCCCGATGCAGATTTGCCTGTGCAGTTGCCAGAAGATGTGGAATTCACTGGGCGGGGTGCATCCCCGTTGGCGAAATTGGAGTCTTGGATGAATGTGCCCTGTCCTACTTGCGGTACTCCAGCTAAGCGCGAAACCGACACGATGGATACTTTTATCGATTCATCCTGGTATTTCTTGCGTTACCCCGATGCCAGGAATGAGCAGCAGGCGTTTGACCCCTCAAAAGCCAACGCCTGGATGCCCGTAGATCAGTACGTGGGCGGGATTGAACATGCAATTTTGCACTTGCTGTACTCTCGATTCTTTACCAAAGTGTTGCGCGATCGCGGCTTGTTAAACTGCGATGAACCCTTTCAGCGATTGCTGACCCAGGGCATGGTGCAGGGCAAAACCTACAAAAATCCTCGCACGGGCAAATACGTCTTTCCCATGAACATTGCTGACTTGAGCAATCCCGTTGATCCAGAAACTGGAGATGCGTTGGAAGTCGTGTATGAAAAAATGTCCAAATCTAAGTACAACGGCGTTGCGCCTGGAGACGTAGTGAACAAATACGGAGCCGACACCGCCCGCATGTTCATCCTGTTCAAAGCGCCGCCCGAAAAAGATTTGGAATGGGAAGATGCCGACGTGGAAGGACAATTCCGCTTCTTAAACCGTGTTTGGCGTTTAGTGACGGAGTATGGAGAGCAGCAGCCAGATGCCAGACGCCAGACAGTGAATCAAGCTGCTTTGTCTAAGCCGGAAAAAGACTTGCGGCGTGCTATCCATACAGCCATTAAGGAAGTCACTGAAGACTTAGAGGGAGAGTATCAGTTCAACACGGCCGTGTCCGAGTTGATGAAATTGAGCAATGCCCTGACCGATGCCACCTGCAAAGACTCGCCTGTCTATGCCGAGGGCATTCAAACCTTGTTGATTTTGCTGGCTCCCTTTGCACCGCACATTGCCGATGAACTATGGCAGAGCTTGGGCAATACTCACTCCATTCACACCCAACCCTGGCTCCAGGCTGATCCGGAGGCATTGGTTGCCGATGAGATCAATCTGGTAATTCAAATTCTGGGTAAAACGCGGGGCGCGATTCCGGTTCCGGCACAATCCACCAAGGAGGAGTTGGAGCGATACGCCCGAGAGTCGGAGATTGGCAAGCGCTACCTGGAAGGCAAAGAAGTCAAAAAAGTGATTGTGGTGCCTGGAAAGTTGGTGAACTTCGTTGTGGCATGA